The genomic window TGGTGTCAATGTTTGCTTTCTGCTCGCCAACTACACTATGCTCCAGAAAAAGTGGCGCAAATTGTCAACGTCGCGGCTGCACTTCATAACATTCGCGTTCATTACAAGATTTCCGACGAATATTTAGATGGGGTTGAAGAAAGTGATGAATATGTAGGCGAACCTATACAAACCCAACGGTACACAGCTGAGGCTACTCAAATTCGCAATGAGATGTTACGCAgctttttgtaataataactaCATTCATCttaattcatattcatatatatttcttaaaaattacaataaattaaaaaacctcCATGGTATACGTTAAAAActagttacaaaaaaaagttatccaaTAAGAAAGCTAGTATTCAGTCATTTTATCAGTTATTACAGACCCAACTGTTTATCTATTCCTCCAAGCTGGAAAGCTCTCTGGTGGTTGTGcgtttcctaaaaaatataaattttgccatttgtataaattttgccaatatatataatccgaaaaaaaaaacaaataaaaatgtttttctttacattttattgctctccatctttattataataatatccgCAACACAATGACCTGCGGATGAGAAACgagtaaatttgtttgaaacgcGTATTGAATGCGTTGTTGGtaatgccattttttttaatcgatcCGTAAACCACATTATCGATCCGCATACTGCTTTATCCGACGTTTATTATGATACCGAATTCTGTCGGATCGAGTATAACTCCCTCCGCAACCATCCGGCGGATACCATAATAGGGGTGTATATTCTTTTACCTGGATTTTGGTGAAAATGCAAGAGGTAATTTAAGGCGAAGCCGCCATAAAGTTAGGGATACTGCTGATGATGTACTCCGGTTCATGATGATGTGTAAGCTTTTCGTTGCGGTATATGTACGTAGAGTTACGATAATGTGAGCTCCTTTTGAAGGTTTTCGGCTTAATAAAGCagcatttgaatatattttgaacATATTGAATGGAAAAATGCCTCCCGTTCGAAGAGCATGGTCGATATCACCAAAGCTTAGCTTGAAGCATGCTTAAAGTTTTTGGCCGAAGGGGGCTATCAAAATGGTACTGGACAAGATTTTAACATAGGAATGGCAACAACAATTTCTACAGTACTTTCAGATGTTTTAAATAACTTAGAGGGTACATTATGTCCTAGATGGATAAGCCTAGTCATGACGGACAGTGAAAAGCTAGAggccaaaatatatttttttgaaaaaacgacAATTCCGGGAATAATTATGTGTGTAGACGGTAcccttataaaaattttaaaaccaacTGGAGAGAATGCGCACCTTTACTATAATAGAAAAGGATATTATAGTATAAATGCAATGATAGTAAGTTAATTGTTAAAGTCAGACTAAATTAGTTCACTAATCTATTGTGCGGCTTAAGATATAATATGTGACCATAAGCAGCGAATAAGGTATGTAAACAGTAGGTACGCAGGTGCAAGCCACGATTCTTTTGTTTGGGAAAATAGTGATGCTTCGACTTATTTTCAAGCCTTGTATGAAAGTGGAGAAAGAAGCACGAGATTGTTGGGTAAATATacaccaaataataaaaaaaaataatatagtttaCTTCGCAATATTTACATAGGAGACTCCGGATATCCACTTTTACCCTGGTTGATAACACCCTTTCGTAGCACTCAAGCAAATACGCCAGAAAGTCGGTTTAATAAAAGCAAGGGCCGCAACATTGTTGAAAGGACAATAGGGGTCTGGAAGAATTGGTGCCGATGTTTGCTTTCTGCTCGCCAACTACACTATGCTCCAGAAAAAGTGGCGCAAATTGTCAACGTCGCGGCTGCACTTCATAACATTCGCATTCATTACAAGATTTCCAACGAATATTTAGATGGGGTTGAAGAAAGTGATGAATATATAGGCGAACCTATACAAACCCAACGGTACACAGCTGATGCTACTCAAATTCGCAATGAGATGTTACGCAgctttttgtaataataactaCATTCATCttaattcatattcatatatatttcttaaaaattaaattaaaaaacctcCATGGTATGTGTTAAAAActagatacaaaaaaaaagttatccaaTAAGAAAGCTAGTATTCAGTCATTTTATCAGTTATTACAGACCCAACTGTTTATCTATTCCTCCAAGCTCGAGGCTTAATAGCTCTTTCTTCACTTTCAACTTTTCAACAGCATTTTTCTCCATAGCTTGGTTGAGTATTTTTGCTTCTTCGAGAAAATCTTTCAtgatttctttagtttttttccGGTAGTCGCCCAGTCGCTCAACCGATTTGTTTAACTTTATCAAGCCCTcgttaacatttttgaaatgtcCTTCTTGGGCATCAATACCTTCTGTCACTTTCGAGCATAAACtttgttcaatatttatttgcttatctAGCAAATCGAGCTGATCCgtcctcttttttttctttgaggtaGATTCGCACTACTCGGCTCATTTTCTATATCTTCAATATCAAATGTAGCTTCGATAACATCGGCAAAATTTGGTGAAATATTTTCCTCACGAGTTCTCTTTGATGTGGATGGGGTTACGTCGATTGCGTCCTCATTTCTTTGCATAGTTCTCCGAGGAGCCCCAAACTGCTTCGTGTTTTGAATTCCACCAACACATTCGTTTAAGCCAACGAGTGCAGCGACATCTTCTTCCAACAACAATAAGAGTAGCTCCCTATTTGCCCCCCCACCAGTTGATTGCTGTTCTCTTTTATTATGCGCCAGCTTCTTCTTCACTGCAGCTTTAAAGTCTGACCATACCTGCATTTAAAACGCAATTaagtatattttcaaaaaacttttgaagTAACAACAAACCTGTTTCCATTCTGCAATACTTTTCGATGGAGGTCCcaatgaatttaattcttcccgcacgttttcccaaaaaagTTCTACCTCATTAGGAGCACTTCTAGTAAAATTGTTCGCGATGTCAGGATGCTCTTTCATATGCGatattaagtatttaaattGCTCCCTGGTGGTTGTACGCTTTCTACAAATaagataaattttgaaattttccactaattgtttaaaataaaaaaacataaaacgctTATTCTTACATTTTATTGCTCTCATCGTTATTTTATTCTTATCCGCTACACAAATAACGTGAATGAAAAacgaataaatttgtttgaaatgcgAATCGCATACGTTCTCAGTGATGCCACTATTTTATTCGATCCGTAAACCACATTATCGATACGCACACTGCTTTATCCGACGTTTATTATGATACCGAATACTGTCGGATCGAGTATAACTCCCTCCGCAACCATCCGGCGGATACCATAATAGGGGtgactgtccggtccagtaggttgcggtcagttttgtcctggatttcgtcagcgtagtctaggaggtgtctcctgacgtgcctgggaggcggctcaggctcaagcaggtgtctgcagggctGAAACCTACGGTAACATCCAAGCAg from Anastrepha ludens isolate Willacy chromosome 5, idAnaLude1.1, whole genome shotgun sequence includes these protein-coding regions:
- the LOC128864849 gene encoding uncharacterized protein LOC128864849, which encodes MKEHPDIANNFTRSAPNEVELFWENVREELNSLGPPSKSIAEWKQVWSDFKAAVKKKLAHNKREQQSTGGGANRELLLLLLEEDVAALVGLNECVGGIQNTKQFGAPRRTMQRNEDAIDVTPSTSKRTREENISPNFADVIEATFDIEDIENEPMTEGIDAQEGHFKNVNEGLIKLNKSVERLGDYRKKTKEIMKDFLEEAKILNQAMEKNAVEKLKVKKELLSLELGGIDKQLGL